The following proteins are encoded in a genomic region of Flammeovirga pectinis:
- a CDS encoding T9SS type A sorting domain-containing protein, whose amino-acid sequence MTKFYITLLFLTLSSFFSYAQDNDYSEYLLNKLKQDHFSNERTHVHTPRCGTPLYLEALNNWDKLNSKAQAAFSDAVQRHSFNSPKVYETTYFTLHYTNEGDDAVDQTDQDGNNIPDYIDLVAKISDNVFKIDIQDRGFNSPPADNTGGSDKPDIYIYSLNAGVYGTVVPENNLGNNSATTITEVASYTSHMNLRNNYDNFNNSEEENLKVTLAHELSHMIDFGYNYNFPTWFLEAKGAWEEKRIYPDLTDNFQYISSFTDSDYALDYGKYTIDNNTDESSRWYSGWLFFQLIYENLEDKDHPFLRKILERGITYVINDEGYTFIDEELESLFEMDFTDIHRVFRITNGILTDDKKITENYAYNDAAKYRKHLREYYTDDTQNYYFLHQDIGPIYFENEVSFNGESTDSVSYNGNSDGNSRLNRLSVDYLSLKTENLDNISLELMSNQDDEVNIDIILYNSTTNKIEVKSGSEESKIQIEKPGDYATKIIVITRNDVKLDGDADAEYEIKLTKNVNTVTSLLDELNTITISPNPTNGLINISYQDKDIKNIYVHDITGKLKGTYKANTFNTEVSLEGKNGMYFITLDNGKTFKVIKN is encoded by the coding sequence ATGACTAAATTTTACATTACTTTATTATTTTTAACATTGTCTTCATTTTTCTCATATGCTCAAGACAATGACTACTCCGAATATTTGCTTAATAAACTTAAGCAAGATCATTTTTCAAATGAAAGAACACATGTACACACTCCTCGTTGTGGAACTCCACTTTATCTAGAAGCACTAAATAATTGGGACAAACTAAACTCTAAAGCTCAAGCTGCATTTTCTGATGCAGTTCAAAGACATTCATTTAATTCTCCTAAAGTTTATGAAACTACATATTTTACTCTTCATTATACTAATGAAGGAGATGATGCTGTAGACCAAACAGATCAAGATGGAAACAACATTCCAGATTACATTGATTTGGTTGCTAAAATATCTGATAATGTCTTCAAAATAGATATTCAAGATAGGGGTTTTAACTCACCTCCAGCAGATAATACTGGTGGATCTGATAAGCCTGACATCTATATCTATAGCTTAAATGCAGGCGTCTATGGTACTGTAGTTCCTGAAAATAACTTAGGAAATAATTCTGCCACAACAATCACAGAAGTAGCCTCTTACACTTCTCATATGAATTTAAGAAACAACTATGATAATTTTAATAATTCTGAAGAAGAAAATCTTAAGGTAACTCTAGCACATGAGTTGTCACATATGATTGATTTTGGCTATAATTATAATTTCCCAACATGGTTTTTAGAAGCAAAAGGTGCTTGGGAAGAAAAAAGAATCTATCCTGATCTTACTGATAATTTTCAATATATTTCATCATTTACAGATTCTGATTATGCTTTAGATTATGGTAAATATACTATTGACAATAATACAGACGAAAGTAGTAGGTGGTATAGCGGTTGGTTGTTTTTTCAATTGATTTATGAAAATTTGGAAGACAAGGATCATCCTTTCTTAAGAAAAATTCTAGAAAGAGGCATTACCTATGTTATAAATGATGAAGGGTATACATTTATTGATGAAGAATTAGAAAGTCTTTTTGAAATGGACTTTACTGACATTCATAGAGTATTTAGAATTACTAATGGTATTCTTACAGATGATAAGAAAATTACAGAAAACTATGCATATAATGATGCCGCTAAATACAGAAAACATCTTAGAGAATATTATACTGATGATACTCAAAATTACTACTTCTTACATCAAGATATAGGACCAATTTATTTTGAAAATGAAGTGAGTTTTAATGGTGAATCTACAGATAGTGTTTCATATAATGGTAATTCTGATGGTAATAGTAGACTTAACAGACTTTCTGTAGATTACCTATCTTTAAAAACTGAGAACCTTGACAATATTTCTCTTGAGTTAATGTCAAATCAAGATGATGAAGTTAATATTGATATTATATTATATAACAGCACAACTAATAAAATTGAGGTTAAAAGTGGTTCAGAAGAAAGCAAAATTCAAATTGAAAAGCCTGGTGATTATGCAACTAAAATAATAGTAATTACGAGAAATGATGTTAAACTTGATGGTGATGCTGACGCTGAATATGAAATCAAATTAACTAAAAATGTCAATACAGTAACAAGCTTATTAGATGAGTTGAACACGATTACAATCTCACCTAACCCTACAAATGGTCTTATCAATATTAGTTACCAAGATAAAGACATCAAGAATATATATGTTCATGATATTACTGGTAAATTGAAAGGAACTTATAAAGCAAATACTTTTAATACAGAAGTTTCTCTTGAAGGGAAAAATGGAATGTATTTCATTACACTTGATAATGGTAAAACATTTAAAGTAATCAAAAATTAA